A single Hemiscyllium ocellatum isolate sHemOce1 chromosome 18, sHemOce1.pat.X.cur, whole genome shotgun sequence DNA region contains:
- the sirt3 gene encoding NAD-dependent protein deacetylase sirtuin-3, mitochondrial isoform X2: protein MSFALYQSLAWTQPGFFATRWLRFNHSCTRNFQTGILAGLNICRQARSKASSGKGSGERVQSLEDIAKLIRNRECHRIVVMSGAGISTPSGIPDFRSPGSGLYDNLQQYDIPYPEAIFEINYFSHNPKPFFALAKQLYPGNCKPNYTHYFVRVLHHKLLLQRMYTQNIDGLERMAGIPPEKLVEAHGTFATATCTVCMENFSWEQLRGDIMERKVPHCPSCFGVIKPDIIFFGEQLPAKFHQYIIDFPFADLLIILGTSLEVEPFASLSEMVRESVPRVLFNQDLVGSITRNPLRVNDVVELGDIVSGVKKFSEMLGWHEEVNDLLSTEHEKLDRDIIQHSE, encoded by the exons ATGAGTTTTGCATTGTATCAGAGCCTTGCCTGGACTCAGCCCGGTTTCTTTGCTACTCGATGGTTACGGTTTAATCACAGCTGCACCAGAAATTTCCAAACTGGAATCCTGGCTGGGCTCAATATCTGCAGGCAGGCACGCAGCAAGGCTTCAAG TGGGAAAGGAAGTGGTGAGAGAGTGCAGTCACTGGAGGACATCGCCAAGCTCATTCGGAACAGGGAGTGCCATAGGATTGTGGTGATGTCTGGTGCAGGGATCAGTACACCCAGCGGAATCCCTGATTTTAG GTCACCAGGCAGTGGGCTCTATGACAACCTACAGCAATACGACATCCCATATCCAGAAGCCATCTTTGAAATCAATTActtttcccacaatccaaagcctTTCTTTGCTCTGGCCAAGCAGCTCTATCCTGGAAACTGCAAACCCAACTACACACACTACTTTGTCAGAGTTTTACACCATAAACTGTTACTGCAACGAATGTACACTCAGAACATTGATGGCCTGGAACGCA TGGCTGGAATCCCACCGGAGAAATTGGTGGAAGCTCATGGAACTTTTGCTACAGCAACGTGTACCGTATGCATGGAGAACTTCTCCTGGGAACAGCTGAGG GGAGATATCATGGAAAGGAAGGTGCCTCACTGCCCTTCCTGCTTTGGGGTCATAAAACCCGACATTATCTTTTTCGGGGAACAGCTGCCTGCAAAGTTCCATCAGTACATCATTGATTTTCCTTTTGCAGACCTGCTCATTATCCTGGGAACATCACTTGAG GTGGAGCCATTTGCAAGTTTGTCGGAGATGGTGAGGGAATCTGTTCCTCGGGTTCTCTTCAACCAGGATTTGGTGGGATCAATCACTCGGAATCCACTGAGAGTCAATGATGTTGTGGAACTGGGGGATATTGTATCAGGAGTGAAGAAATTTTCCGAGATGTTGGGATGGCATGAGGAGGTGAATGACCTGCTCTCCACAGAGCATGAGAAG ctggACAGGGATATCATTCAGCATTCGGAGTGA
- the sirt3 gene encoding NAD-dependent protein deacetylase sirtuin-3, mitochondrial isoform X1 gives MSFALYQSLAWTQPGFFATRWLRFNHSCTRNFQTGILAGLNICRQARSKASRTLCANRSPTSSFVRYIFSGKGSGERVQSLEDIAKLIRNRECHRIVVMSGAGISTPSGIPDFRSPGSGLYDNLQQYDIPYPEAIFEINYFSHNPKPFFALAKQLYPGNCKPNYTHYFVRVLHHKLLLQRMYTQNIDGLERMAGIPPEKLVEAHGTFATATCTVCMENFSWEQLRGDIMERKVPHCPSCFGVIKPDIIFFGEQLPAKFHQYIIDFPFADLLIILGTSLEVEPFASLSEMVRESVPRVLFNQDLVGSITRNPLRVNDVVELGDIVSGVKKFSEMLGWHEEVNDLLSTEHEKLDRDIIQHSE, from the exons ATGAGTTTTGCATTGTATCAGAGCCTTGCCTGGACTCAGCCCGGTTTCTTTGCTACTCGATGGTTACGGTTTAATCACAGCTGCACCAGAAATTTCCAAACTGGAATCCTGGCTGGGCTCAATATCTGCAGGCAGGCACGCAGCAAGGCTTCAAG AACCCTCTGTGCGAATCGTTCACCAACTTCATCTTTTGTCCGATACATCTTCAGTGGGAAAGGAAGTGGTGAGAGAGTGCAGTCACTGGAGGACATCGCCAAGCTCATTCGGAACAGGGAGTGCCATAGGATTGTGGTGATGTCTGGTGCAGGGATCAGTACACCCAGCGGAATCCCTGATTTTAG GTCACCAGGCAGTGGGCTCTATGACAACCTACAGCAATACGACATCCCATATCCAGAAGCCATCTTTGAAATCAATTActtttcccacaatccaaagcctTTCTTTGCTCTGGCCAAGCAGCTCTATCCTGGAAACTGCAAACCCAACTACACACACTACTTTGTCAGAGTTTTACACCATAAACTGTTACTGCAACGAATGTACACTCAGAACATTGATGGCCTGGAACGCA TGGCTGGAATCCCACCGGAGAAATTGGTGGAAGCTCATGGAACTTTTGCTACAGCAACGTGTACCGTATGCATGGAGAACTTCTCCTGGGAACAGCTGAGG GGAGATATCATGGAAAGGAAGGTGCCTCACTGCCCTTCCTGCTTTGGGGTCATAAAACCCGACATTATCTTTTTCGGGGAACAGCTGCCTGCAAAGTTCCATCAGTACATCATTGATTTTCCTTTTGCAGACCTGCTCATTATCCTGGGAACATCACTTGAG GTGGAGCCATTTGCAAGTTTGTCGGAGATGGTGAGGGAATCTGTTCCTCGGGTTCTCTTCAACCAGGATTTGGTGGGATCAATCACTCGGAATCCACTGAGAGTCAATGATGTTGTGGAACTGGGGGATATTGTATCAGGAGTGAAGAAATTTTCCGAGATGTTGGGATGGCATGAGGAGGTGAATGACCTGCTCTCCACAGAGCATGAGAAG ctggACAGGGATATCATTCAGCATTCGGAGTGA
- the sirt3 gene encoding NAD-dependent protein deacetylase sirtuin-3, mitochondrial isoform X3: MSFALYQSLAWTQPGFFATRWLRFNHSCTRNFQTGILAGLNICRQARSKASRSPGSGLYDNLQQYDIPYPEAIFEINYFSHNPKPFFALAKQLYPGNCKPNYTHYFVRVLHHKLLLQRMYTQNIDGLERMAGIPPEKLVEAHGTFATATCTVCMENFSWEQLRGDIMERKVPHCPSCFGVIKPDIIFFGEQLPAKFHQYIIDFPFADLLIILGTSLEVEPFASLSEMVRESVPRVLFNQDLVGSITRNPLRVNDVVELGDIVSGVKKFSEMLGWHEEVNDLLSTEHEKLDRDIIQHSE; this comes from the exons ATGAGTTTTGCATTGTATCAGAGCCTTGCCTGGACTCAGCCCGGTTTCTTTGCTACTCGATGGTTACGGTTTAATCACAGCTGCACCAGAAATTTCCAAACTGGAATCCTGGCTGGGCTCAATATCTGCAGGCAGGCACGCAGCAAGGCTTCAAG GTCACCAGGCAGTGGGCTCTATGACAACCTACAGCAATACGACATCCCATATCCAGAAGCCATCTTTGAAATCAATTActtttcccacaatccaaagcctTTCTTTGCTCTGGCCAAGCAGCTCTATCCTGGAAACTGCAAACCCAACTACACACACTACTTTGTCAGAGTTTTACACCATAAACTGTTACTGCAACGAATGTACACTCAGAACATTGATGGCCTGGAACGCA TGGCTGGAATCCCACCGGAGAAATTGGTGGAAGCTCATGGAACTTTTGCTACAGCAACGTGTACCGTATGCATGGAGAACTTCTCCTGGGAACAGCTGAGG GGAGATATCATGGAAAGGAAGGTGCCTCACTGCCCTTCCTGCTTTGGGGTCATAAAACCCGACATTATCTTTTTCGGGGAACAGCTGCCTGCAAAGTTCCATCAGTACATCATTGATTTTCCTTTTGCAGACCTGCTCATTATCCTGGGAACATCACTTGAG GTGGAGCCATTTGCAAGTTTGTCGGAGATGGTGAGGGAATCTGTTCCTCGGGTTCTCTTCAACCAGGATTTGGTGGGATCAATCACTCGGAATCCACTGAGAGTCAATGATGTTGTGGAACTGGGGGATATTGTATCAGGAGTGAAGAAATTTTCCGAGATGTTGGGATGGCATGAGGAGGTGAATGACCTGCTCTCCACAGAGCATGAGAAG ctggACAGGGATATCATTCAGCATTCGGAGTGA
- the ric8a gene encoding synembryn-A isoform X1 produces the protein MELSRLIEQIESEDQDFVLAALQLHNTENSQRFLFDVEDRELRQKLGKLVIKFLERDLQPACQVACLGTVRILSRDKNNLRPFTTRGAMRTLARHAGIDYSEERMDGMPDVDVIVEALKCLCNVVFNSPTAQAISAESCMVLGLTERLKLYNGKNLTHDIKFFDCRLLFLLTALRLDIRRQLGHELRGVSLLTDALESTLGVRWSDTYEVATDGPPLARQQTDCAMEILKILFNITFDLNKREVDEEDAALYRHLVAILRHCLLVKADGEDRTEELHSHTVNLLGNLPLMCLDVLLTPRVQLGSVEYMGMNMDAVNLLLEFLEKRLDRGHKLRETLIPALNLLTESARAHRETRKFLRMRVLPPLRDVQTRPEVGNLLRNKLVRLMTHIDTDLKHCAAEFLFVLCKESVARFVKYTGYGNAAGLLAARGLMGGRTVEGMYSEDEDTDTEEYKEAKPNINPVTGRVEERAVNPMDEMTDEQKEYEAMKLFNMFDKLSREQIIQPMGVTPDGKLAPLDEMMQHMVEVRETSDSDTDSD, from the exons AAACTCGGCAAATTGGTGATCAAGTTTTTGGAGCGGGATTTGCAGCCAGCATGCCAGGTGGCCTGTTTGGGGACAGTGCGCATTCTATCCCGGGACAAGAACAATCTGAGGCCATTCACCACCAGGGGAGCCATGCGAACCCTGGCCAGACACGCTGGAATTGATTATAGCGAAGAACGCATGGATGGGATGCCTGATGTTGATGTCATAGTTGAGGCTCTGAAATGCCTCTGCAATGTGGTGTTCAACAGTCCTACCGCACAAGCGATAAGTGCAGAAAGCTGCATGGTGCTTGGTCTCACTGAGCGACTCAAACTTTACAATGGGAAGAACCTGACGCATGATATCAAATTCTTTGATTGCCGCCTGCTGTTCCTCCTCACGGCTCTCAGGCTGGACATCCGCAGGCAGTTGGGTCATGAGCTGCGAGGTGTGAGTCTGCTGACAGATGCTCTGGAGAGCACGCTGGGTGTCAGGTGGTCAGATACATATGAGGTGGCCACTGATGGACCACCACTGGCCCGTCAACAAACTGACTGTGCAATGGAAATTCTGAAGATCCTCTTCAACATCACTTTTGACTTGAACAAAAGAGAAGTGGATGAG GAAGATGCTGCTCTCTATCGTCATCTTGTGGCCATTCTGCGTCACTGCCTCCTGGTCAAAGCTGATGGAGAAGACAGAACGGAGGAACTGCACAG TCACACGGTGAACTTGTTGGGGAATCTGCCATTGATGTGTTTGGATGTCCTACTCACCCCCAGAGTTCAGCTGGGCTCCGTTGAATATATGGGAATGAACATGGATGCTGTCAATTTGCTCTTAGAATTCTTGGAGAAGAGATTGGATAGG GGTCACAAACTGAGGgaaacactgatccctgcactCAATTTACTAACAGAGAGTGCCCGGGCACACCGAGAAACCAGGAAATTCCTCCGCATGCGG GTCCTCCCTCCACTTCGTGATGTACAAACACGACCCGAAGTGGGAAACTTACTCCGGAACAAACTTGTTCGTCTGATGACTCACATCGACACGGATCTCAAGCActgtgctgctgagtttctcttcgTGCTGTGTAAGGAAAGTG TGGCAAGGTTTGTTAAGTACACTGGCTACGGAAATGCAGCTGGTCTGCTTGCTGCCCGAGGACTGATGGGAGGTCGGACAGTGGAGGGAATGTATTCCGAGGATGAAGACACAGACACTGAAGAATACAAAGAAGCCAAACCCAA CATCAATCCTGTAACTGGTCGAGTGGAGGAGAGGGCTGTGAACCCCATGGATGAAATGACAGACGAGCAGAAGGAATATGAGGCCATGAAACTGTTTAACATGTTTGATAAGCTGTCCAG GGAGCAGATAATTCAGCCAATGGGAGTGACCCCAGATGGGAAGCTAGCTCCTTTGGACGAGATGATGCAGCATATGGTGGAAGTGCGAGAGACATCAGACTCTGACACTGATTCAGACTGA
- the ric8a gene encoding synembryn-A isoform X2 — protein MRTLARHAGIDYSEERMDGMPDVDVIVEALKCLCNVVFNSPTAQAISAESCMVLGLTERLKLYNGKNLTHDIKFFDCRLLFLLTALRLDIRRQLGHELRGVSLLTDALESTLGVRWSDTYEVATDGPPLARQQTDCAMEILKILFNITFDLNKREVDEEDAALYRHLVAILRHCLLVKADGEDRTEELHSHTVNLLGNLPLMCLDVLLTPRVQLGSVEYMGMNMDAVNLLLEFLEKRLDRGHKLRETLIPALNLLTESARAHRETRKFLRMRVLPPLRDVQTRPEVGNLLRNKLVRLMTHIDTDLKHCAAEFLFVLCKESVARFVKYTGYGNAAGLLAARGLMGGRTVEGMYSEDEDTDTEEYKEAKPNINPVTGRVEERAVNPMDEMTDEQKEYEAMKLFNMFDKLSREQIIQPMGVTPDGKLAPLDEMMQHMVEVRETSDSDTDSD, from the exons ATGCGAACCCTGGCCAGACACGCTGGAATTGATTATAGCGAAGAACGCATGGATGGGATGCCTGATGTTGATGTCATAGTTGAGGCTCTGAAATGCCTCTGCAATGTGGTGTTCAACAGTCCTACCGCACAAGCGATAAGTGCAGAAAGCTGCATGGTGCTTGGTCTCACTGAGCGACTCAAACTTTACAATGGGAAGAACCTGACGCATGATATCAAATTCTTTGATTGCCGCCTGCTGTTCCTCCTCACGGCTCTCAGGCTGGACATCCGCAGGCAGTTGGGTCATGAGCTGCGAGGTGTGAGTCTGCTGACAGATGCTCTGGAGAGCACGCTGGGTGTCAGGTGGTCAGATACATATGAGGTGGCCACTGATGGACCACCACTGGCCCGTCAACAAACTGACTGTGCAATGGAAATTCTGAAGATCCTCTTCAACATCACTTTTGACTTGAACAAAAGAGAAGTGGATGAG GAAGATGCTGCTCTCTATCGTCATCTTGTGGCCATTCTGCGTCACTGCCTCCTGGTCAAAGCTGATGGAGAAGACAGAACGGAGGAACTGCACAG TCACACGGTGAACTTGTTGGGGAATCTGCCATTGATGTGTTTGGATGTCCTACTCACCCCCAGAGTTCAGCTGGGCTCCGTTGAATATATGGGAATGAACATGGATGCTGTCAATTTGCTCTTAGAATTCTTGGAGAAGAGATTGGATAGG GGTCACAAACTGAGGgaaacactgatccctgcactCAATTTACTAACAGAGAGTGCCCGGGCACACCGAGAAACCAGGAAATTCCTCCGCATGCGG GTCCTCCCTCCACTTCGTGATGTACAAACACGACCCGAAGTGGGAAACTTACTCCGGAACAAACTTGTTCGTCTGATGACTCACATCGACACGGATCTCAAGCActgtgctgctgagtttctcttcgTGCTGTGTAAGGAAAGTG TGGCAAGGTTTGTTAAGTACACTGGCTACGGAAATGCAGCTGGTCTGCTTGCTGCCCGAGGACTGATGGGAGGTCGGACAGTGGAGGGAATGTATTCCGAGGATGAAGACACAGACACTGAAGAATACAAAGAAGCCAAACCCAA CATCAATCCTGTAACTGGTCGAGTGGAGGAGAGGGCTGTGAACCCCATGGATGAAATGACAGACGAGCAGAAGGAATATGAGGCCATGAAACTGTTTAACATGTTTGATAAGCTGTCCAG GGAGCAGATAATTCAGCCAATGGGAGTGACCCCAGATGGGAAGCTAGCTCCTTTGGACGAGATGATGCAGCATATGGTGGAAGTGCGAGAGACATCAGACTCTGACACTGATTCAGACTGA